agccttcaattagattcgatgaaccggaaatggtatgaacataggctttactcaatgttagattttgaaaatattttttatccttaagaattgcgtgagttgtagcactgtcagccaaacatacatatttattattcatctcggagatagaaagttcatcaataagactcatgattctacaaaatatataaaactttcattactaaaaaaaaaaaatattgcagaataaaaatattttacaataatataaaggaaatacattaattaaaaaggaacacttctatgatcaactctaccactagaatcctcaaagaaatcggaaacatcaaggcttgtaatatcttctccatctatagaatttaaagcatatgatggttcagcaaaatttgtttcaaatttctttgttttttcttttatagaagattggtataagtcaaccaagtgcttagctgtacgacaggtacgagaccaatgtccagtcataccacatctatggcattcatcttcatatttctttacaaatttattttgagaacctttgcccttttctgagttgaaccacttctggtggtacggtgtatatctattattttcccttttagtgtggtcacttctaagacttccacttctatagtttttcttaccacgtccacgccctctttttctttgaaaagatgcaccattcgcttttgggaatgatgtaaatctagtaccattcacttcagggaatgatatagaaccagtaggacgtgactggtgatttcttaataaaagctcattattttgctcagctaatagaagacaatatataagttcagaatatttcttgaactttcgctctcgatactgctgctgcaggagcacattcgaagcatgaaaagtagtatatgtcttctctaacaagtcatcatcaatgactttttcaccacataatttaaatagcgagctaattttaaagagtgcagagttatattcactaacactcttgaagtcttgcaacctcaggtgcatccaatcatgacgaacttttgggaggattacagttttctggtgttcatatccctcccttaaatcattccacaaaataagtggatctttcaccgttagatactcagtttttaattcttcataaagatggtgccgaaggaaaatcattgccttagcacggtcctgcagggacccttgatttccttctttaattgtatctcccaggttcattgcatccagatggatctcagcatgaaggatccaagataaataatttttcccagaaatgtcaagagcaacgaatttcaattttgtaagatttgacattttctacatatataaatcaggaacataagtatgtttaatatttcatattcattttgaaaactacaaaaatatattgaaagacttacttgaagtagaggactattagcttcaagatcgtcaaaactttcgtgctgataacgtgttatgaaactatcgaaaaataaagagagagatagatttattataaaactttctaaaaggagagagagagatagaacttagaaaagttatgaaacttatgaatttcttaaaaaattcaacgatatatataggcgtacaaagggaactatgctagcttactatgcagtactatgctggcactatgcactgtgcatatgtcggccattcactatgccagttactatgcaatactatgctggcactatgcactgtgcatatgtcggccattcactatgccagtcactatacagtactatgctgacactatgtactatgcatatgtcggctatttactatgccagttactatgcagtatactatgctggcactatgtaCTGTACACATATTGGCTAGTTCAAGGtgatcatacaatttattttacaataatattattttacaacaagtcttattctttttatattttcaaacatcatattattttaaatatatattttaataagccACGTGGTGGCACATCAATAGAATAAAATGATAGGTATAATCAGGGGCAGCTCAAACTTCAAAGGCAAGGCGAGTAGTCGCCTGTCTAAGGCTCAGTGGCTCACTCCCAAACCCTACCAATAAGTCCCCTTAGAGCACTGGTAGTGTCTAGTCAAATTTTGGCTAAGGAGCAAAAATGGTCTGTGTTGGAGTAATCAAAACTCCATGGCTGAAGTTTTGCTACAGTAATTTCAACACTTTAGTAATTTAccgataaaaatattttattcttatagcACTGGCAGTGTCTACCCAAAGAGGGCAATGACAGTTTCCTGTTCTTCTCACAAAGGGAAAGAGAGGTGAGTTGGGTTTGATAGCATTAAGCAAGTTCAAGGAATAATATAATTAGTCGGTGTGCACAGTTGAGTCGTGCAGGCTTGGCAAGAAGATTTGCCCAGTGAGGCAACTTTCGAATTTGCATTTTTAATAGTTAGAACAATTATGCCTCCGTGCAGGACCTTCATTGATATTTCTTGTTACCCAAAACCAGCCAGTTATACATCGCTATCCTGAGAATCTATATGATCAtaatatgagaaaatagagaaatttagagtgttttttttttccttctttctaatAAGGCAGTCTACAAGTgtccttaatatattttctacTTGTAGTTATTGTCGTGCATGGCACTTGGTTAGGTTGCTAACCTTGATCATTCTACCACAGAATGTAAAGAAAAGCAACCCTGGAATTCAGTTTACAGAGGTGGGGAGGATACTTGGAGATAAGTGGAAAAAGATGACTGGTATGTATGATCTAACTAATTCAATTGTTTCTTGCCCTTCATTATCTCTATATGATTTTCCAATTATAGCTTGAATTATTTGGTGTGTTACTACTcacttcaaaataattttgcattTATATGTGCAACGGAGGAGAAAGAACCATATGAAGCAAAGGCTTTTAAAGACAAAAAGCATTACCAGGTGGAAATCAGTGGCTACAAATACccacaatcaaaataattttgcattTATATGTGCAACGGAGGAGAAAGAACCATATGAAGCAAAGGCTTTTAAAGACAAAAAGCATTACCAGGTGGAAATCAGTGGCTACAAATACCCACAATTGGTGGATATAGTTTCTGGGAATGAGTCTGATAGCACATAGATTAGATAGTGAATTCTAATCGCAATTTTTGTCCAAGTGTTGTATCAATCGGCTCATTTATAAGATTAGTACTGTATACCTCTTTGCGTCCCTGACGAAGATGAAGCACGAGATTTCTTTTTGGGTAAAATTTCACATTTCAAAAGCAAATTCCCTTGAAATTCACACTTCGGCCCAAACATTGGGCAGTAAGTATTAAAGTAACCTATATAAAACGCAAACGCAATACATCCCAAGGCAAACGCAACAATTTAAAGTAACCTATATAAAAGGGCAATAACTATGCTAGCATCCTGGCACAAACATTGACAACTTAAGGGACTTTCTGGTGTATAAGAGAACTTTTGAGGAAGCTTCGACGAAAACAGGAATTCTCATCTTAACTTTTCATGGTTTAACAAAGCATCaaagagtacataaaacatCCTATATCAACCAGAAATCATTTCCAacaaatttgtttgttttatttttcaatccTATAATCCACAATATAATTTGTTTACTATGAGGTACAATCAGCCAAGAAGGTTATATAATCTGTGTATGCTGTAGGCGGCACTTCCTCAAGGAATttttccatttgtttttgcAAAAGAGTATGACATAAATCCAGACATATTAAGCACCGGGTAATGATAAATGCTTCAGTGCTTCTGAAATTTCAGTTCTGAGTTCTGCTGCAAATGGTTTAGCTTAAGAATCTGAgatatcttctttttcttgttaCAGGTAATTTTTGGCGTACTCATTTCCATGCCAACAGCTTTAGGCTACCACTTCCTGCTAGCATTGTGAAAAATGCTATTTGAACAATGCGATAGAATCTCTGCGGCATAGTTCAAAACCAGTAAAAGATCAATGTTAGGCACAATGTTAGAATAGGTAACCATGCacgtaaggaaaaaaaaaaaaaaaaggttagaaaggaATCTACCTGGAGGGGGAGGAAATATGATCAGAAAGTTTTTTAACGACTGAATCACCCAAAAATTATTACTCAATCTTTTTATCAATTATCTCTGACTTGAGGTCACGGTGAACCACACTTTGGAGGTGACAGTAGGCAACTACACTTAAAATCTGAACCATAACCACTTTTGCATCATCTTCCGAGTATTTTCCACCCCTAGTGAACACAAATGAAATTTAGCGGatcaaaatttcataaactaGGCAGAGATGGCATATATTTTTCCCACTTCATGTTATAAATGGGGAAAAAAGCATGTAGAATATGGGTACCTTGAAAGTATTCTATCTAACAGTTCACCTCCTTTGCACAACCTGAAGAACAtaacatataaaagaaaatgattggcTTGAGAATTTCAAAGTTCAATTGTAACTTTCATCAAGACCAAtatgaaaactaaaaataattattcaattcaTATCAATATTTTAGGAGAGAATGGTATGCTGAAATGTATAGCAGGAAAGCTAAAAGAACAACATCCGAATAAGCATGCATCCCCAGAAATCCTGATTTATCCGATGAAGATCACAAAACACAAAGGTCAAACCTTTCAAGTATCAGACTATTTATTCCACCAATACATTACTAACTCGTAGAAAGCATCTGCAAACTGATTGTATTGATGACTTAGCCTTGTTAAATCAATTTACTACAATATATAACTTGCTAAAATTGGCATCCGTATCTCAATAGTTTGGTTGATGACCAGAAGGCACATTAACAAGTTGaactatttatttataatatgacaataaattgaaaaataaaatattttccataaaTCATGACATGTTCAATTAAAATCCCACGTATAATCTTCGAACGAAAATTAAGAAACTGACAAGACCTTTGATACCcttaaaattcaaataagtCGACGTTACGTACAACAAAGTATAAAGCAGTACTCTGGCTGGAGATAGACTATATAATAACCTAAAAACTAAGCACCATATATGATAAcgcaaaataaagaaagaatcatGCAGAGACTACTCCAAGCGAGGAAACCGCAACACGAGAACCGGACCATTTGTCACCTTCAGatggaagaaaaagagagtTACAGAAGCCACAATATCAGCATATTGAGAAATACCCACACCAGAAATCCCCATTCTAAACCTCAATCCAGAAGAAATACCCACGCCGAAAATGGGTGACCTCGCCGGAACAGCAAAACAGAGGGCAGACGGCAGACGGTAGAAGACGGCAGACCTTGCAAAAGACGGTAGGAACACGACGGGAACTGAGCGGGGGAACCAAGCGGGAGGGAGGAAGTTGGAGGGAGGGAGAAATTCAAATGGTGGATTTCGTTTGGGAATGCAGACTGGAGTAGATTTATCTTGAGTAAGACGTATGCGTTTTACTgcagaaataaaaaattgaaaaaagccACATAGGCGGTGTGTGGTGTCGGCGAAGAAGTATAAGGCTCAAGTATAGAAGAACTCCTTGACCAACTCTTAACTGCCACACCACCCCTTTAAGCGACAGTCTCGTCTCCTTCTTCCCAATTTCCTTGAAAGGTTCTTCTGCACCAATGGCAGCCCCTTCATCTTTTACGATACCCTCCCACAACAAAGCTTGGGTCTACTCCGAATATGGTAGTTCTGTTGATGTTTTGAAACTTGACCCCCATGTTCCCGTCCAGGAAGTGAAGGACGACCAAGTGCTGGTCAAGGTTGTTGCTGTAGCCCTTAATCCTGTCGATACTAAGAGGATGAATGGATTTTTTAAGGCCACAGACTCCCCTTTACCTGTGAGATTTTCTTCTGATCTTGTGTCGTTATGCGGTTCTTtgtgctttctttctttcttttttccaagaTTTACCTTATGTATTCATCTCATTGAGCTTGATTTGTTCGGAAAGAAGGGGCCATTTCTcttttcaaagtaggtaaattgCACTTTTGCATCCAAAACCAAGCTACTTGCAATCCCTCTAATTTGATCTTAATTTTTACATGCTTGTTACATGATttcagacaaaaaaaaaaaaaaaacatacacgAGAAGATAGAAGTAAACGAAGGACCGTATAGGAATATATATGTTTCTAATATGACAAACACAAACTGGACAAGATTaggtataataaaaaataagagaaacttTAATGACAGAGACATTACAATTGAATATATAGTGAGACCTTGGTGGATCAGTTATTCAATTTAAACATAAGAAATATTGTGATTGACATGATAGAGAAAAGTTAAATATCATTAAGTAAATATTACACCAACCATTCCTAATTGGTATAACTGCCTTAATATGCTCAGTGGCGAGGATTAATTGTACATCTTCAAAgtattactttttattgttttctgttGTTGTTATATCGTACAGACTGTTCCGGGACATGACATTGCTGGTGTGGTGGTGAAAGTGGGAAGCCAAGTAAAGAATTTCAAGGAGGGAGATGAAGTATATGGGGATATCAATGAGGTAGCTTTAGAGCAACCAAAAAGATTTGGATCATTGGCCCAATACACTGCTGTGGAAGAGAGATTATTGTCTCTTAAACCCAATAGCCTAAGTTTTGTGGAAGCAGCTAGCATTCCTCTGGCTATTGAGACTGCCTATGAAGGCCTTGAACGCACAGGATTTTCTGCTGGTAAATCCATCCTTGTTTTGGGAGGTGCTGGTGGAGTTGGGACACATGTTATTCAGGTATACATCCACTCTTTCATATTCCATGCCAGAATGTCCTCATGTCACCTTGTGCAAAATTCATCTTTTGCTCGTCATTGTAAGCTattcaatataaatttttatggtCATTTTACGTTCCTCACAATCATTATtaatcttttattaaaatttatggatTTAAAGCTACTATGTTTCCAATCTCACAATCCTTTGTGTATTTGACCATTTCTGTGTGAGACAGCTGGCAAAGCATGTTTTTGGTGCATCCAAGGTAGCAGCTACTGCAAGCACTGGGAAACTGGAATTGTTGAAGAGTTTGGGAACTGATTGGGCTATTGATTATACCAAGGAGAACTTTGAAGACCTTCCTGAGAAATTTGACGTGGTATATGATACAGTTGGTAAGATTCTGAGTTCCTTTGCTTATAAATAGGCATAGCTCAGACAATTTCTGCAGTAATAGGTTTTCTGAGTGTCATTGCCTAGTGAACATAATCAACCAAAAGGAAATTCGTGGCCATTTTGGTCCGTCTGACACAAATGTTAATGGTTTTCTCATGATATTTTTTCCTGTCAATATAATTCGAGTTTTCTGTTGTAAAGATTACACATAAGATATTGAAGATTGATTCTGGTGTGAACAATAACAGGGGAGGTTGAGAGGGCAATCAAGGCGATGAAAGAAGGTGGTCGGGTCGTGACAATAGTACCTCTACCAACTCCAGCAACTCCACCACCACCAGCATTCACATTTATACTCACTTCTAAGGGTTCAATCTTGGAAAAGCTGAAACCTTACTTTGAGAGTGGGAAGGTGAAGCCGATCATAGACCCGAAAAGCCCATTTCCATTTTCCAAGACTGTGGAAGCATTTTCCTATCTGAACACTAACAGAGCTACTGGAAAGGTGGTCGTGTATCCCTTCCCTTGATAGAAAACATATCAGTTTCAgcaatatatgtaaaattaatatGTCCTCATCAACGCATTAGGACTAGTAATAAGGGAGTGTGGCTGTCCAATGCCATACATAGTGACTGATTCTCTATTGCATATATGTTATAGCTTGTGATGTTCAGCTTTTGCATCCCTACTCTGTTTTTCTAGTTGCTTGTTTTGTGTTGGGTTTTGTTGGTAATGAATAAGGAGGAAAAGAACAATAAGAGTGTAAATTTGTTATGAGTCATTCATCTGAAGTTTTCATATGATGTTTGGTAAAGCCTAATTTGTTGGTACTTCTTCTAGCTTTTGAAGTCGATATGTGCTTCAAAAGGGCACCCAGCTCATGGTATTGAGCATCATGCTTGGAGATGGGAATCTACATTCTACAAGCATGTTAAATCTTGTTCACCGAGCCGTTTCATTTTATTGTTAGAAAATACTTTAGacacaaagagattacataaaaatagaccaacaaactgatgtgatttgATGTTGTACGTTAGATTAAAAAGTTAcatttattagaaaataaagagaaactGCTATAGatacaaagaaattaaataaagtaaacccacaaactgacATGGCTTCAGAGAAAccgttagatctattttgtaataaaagtaattttttaatctaacgTACAACatcaaattacatcaatttgttAAAAATGTAGTATATCAACAAATACGATTAAATTtaagataataaaatctaagataaagaaTGGCATGCCTTAGCCATAATTCATGAATCTAGATAATTAGGATTTAGGAGGTGATATAGAACTTCAATCAAGTTGcctgaaaaggaaaagaaaaggtttGAATGATGATAGACGTGTCAAAAGGCATCCATAGAACAAAAAAATGGCAGCCTCATCATCTATTGCCACCTGAGTTTATGACTGGCAATCCAACTGGGGTACAGACAAGTTTCCTGAGATGGCAGGTGCATCCGTGGGATTGTCCTTTGTTGCATTTGTGGCCTTTGCCGTGAGCTCTCTCGTTTCTGCTTATACCCTTTGTAAAACCTCATAGTTAAAGACCATTGCCAGATCAG
This is a stretch of genomic DNA from Carya illinoinensis cultivar Pawnee chromosome 3, C.illinoinensisPawnee_v1, whole genome shotgun sequence. It encodes these proteins:
- the LOC122303131 gene encoding 2-methylene-furan-3-one reductase-like, with amino-acid sequence MAAPSSFTIPSHNKAWVYSEYGSSVDVLKLDPHVPVQEVKDDQVLVKVVAVALNPVDTKRMNGFFKATDSPLPTVPGHDIAGVVVKVGSQVKNFKEGDEVYGDINEVALEQPKRFGSLAQYTAVEERLLSLKPNSLSFVEAASIPLAIETAYEGLERTGFSAGKSILVLGGAGGVGTHVIQLAKHVFGASKVAATASTGKLELLKSLGTDWAIDYTKENFEDLPEKFDVVYDTVGEVERAIKAMKEGGRVVTIVPLPTPATPPPPAFTFILTSKGSILEKLKPYFESGKVKPIIDPKSPFPFSKTVEAFSYLNTNRATGKVVVYPFP